In the Bernardetia sp. genome, one interval contains:
- a CDS encoding DinB family protein codes for MKLKQTIRSLFERDIQKVKVEIESYKNEENMWKLDGEILNSAGNLCLHLIGNLNHFIGEGIGKTGYVRQRELEFSQKNISKKELSEKLDEVTKIVDASINSLTEEELHVETTIPKFTEKQTTAFLLLHLHAHLNYHLGQINYHRRLLDK; via the coding sequence ATGAAACTCAAACAAACTATACGTTCTCTTTTTGAAAGAGATATACAAAAAGTAAAAGTAGAAATTGAAAGCTACAAAAATGAAGAAAATATGTGGAAACTAGATGGAGAAATCCTCAACTCTGCTGGTAATCTTTGTTTGCATCTTATAGGAAACCTTAATCATTTTATTGGTGAAGGAATAGGAAAAACAGGATACGTCAGACAAAGAGAACTAGAATTTTCTCAAAAAAATATCTCTAAAAAAGAACTCAGCGAAAAGCTAGATGAGGTAACAAAGATTGTTGATGCTTCTATAAATTCATTGACGGAAGAAGAATTACATGTTGAAACAACAATTCCAAAGTTTACAGAAAAACAAACCACAGCATTCTTACTTTTGCATTTACATGCTCACCTCAATTATCATCTAGGACAAATCAATTATCATAGAAGATTATTGGACAAATAA